A part of Carcharodon carcharias isolate sCarCar2 chromosome 6, sCarCar2.pri, whole genome shotgun sequence genomic DNA contains:
- the LOC121279149 gene encoding uncharacterized protein LOC121279149 isoform X1, with protein sequence MSYGMAQSDLRRHYYALSTSMSPTLVEQITYFLYSTRILSQYELNVISSKSEMLSKASELLSAVLRKGKKACGIFFQALEMSDPHLSKEITGKQVNSTGHTPQAPSLLGLAPSTKPHVSKLQSTVEASLSQKGHSHSPVICKICICNSNLNNCIFGSNNNLSIMSAMSLSDPDNFEEPTPSTNLEPGEALDMKSPTCGSSNEKDTSSTEAVQVESDIKILRCKVRNMTVGNRNTFTVVEESSDEGDNEEKEREEEYEENESEEKDDAEQLTNERG encoded by the exons ATGTCATATGGGATGGCACAGTCCG ATTTGCGGAGACATTACTACGCACTCAGTACGTCGATGTCCCCTACATTGGTTGAGCAGATCACATATTTCCTGTATAGCACCCGGATTCTCAGCCAATATGAACTTAATGTCATCAGCTCCAAGTCTGAAATGCTTTCAAAAGCATCTGAGCTACTTTCTGCTGTCCTCCGAAAAGGGAAGAAAGCCTGTGGCATCTTCTTTCAGGCACTTGAAATGTCAGACCCACATCTGAGCAAAGAAATAACAGGAAAGCAAG TTAATTCTACCGGTCACACTCCACAAGCACCTTCATTACTGGGGTTAGCTCCTTCCA CAAAACCTCATGTTTCAAAGCTGCAAAGTACTGTAGAAGCATCGTTGTCTCAAA AAGGACACTCCCACTCTCCAGTGATCTGCAAGATCTGTATCTGCAACTCAAATCTAAACAATTGCATCTTTGGTTCGAACAACAATCTGTCCATTATGAGCGCAATGTCATTATCTGATCCCGATAACTTTGAGGAACCAACACCCAGTACAAACCTAGAACCTG GAGAAGCTCTGGACATGAAGTCTCCCACATGCGGGAGTTCCAATGAAAAGGACACAAGTAGCACAGAAGCCGTCCAAGTGGAATCTGATATCAAAATACTCAGATGCAAAGTACGAAATATGACTGTTGGAAACAGAAATACATTCACAGTTGTAGAAGAATCCAGCGACGAAGGTGATAATGAGGAGAAGGAGCGGGAAGAAGAGTATGAGGAAAATGAAAGTGAAGAGAAAGACGATGCAGAACAGTTAACAAATGAAAGAGGGTAG
- the LOC121279149 gene encoding uncharacterized protein LOC121279149 isoform X2 — MSYGMAQSDLRRHYYALSTSMSPTLVEQITYFLYSTRILSQYELNVISSKSEMLSKASELLSAVLRKGKKACGIFFQALEMSDPHLSKEITGKQVNSTGHTPQAPSLLGLAPSTKPHVSKLQSTVEASLSQREALDMKSPTCGSSNEKDTSSTEAVQVESDIKILRCKVRNMTVGNRNTFTVVEESSDEGDNEEKEREEEYEENESEEKDDAEQLTNERG; from the exons ATGTCATATGGGATGGCACAGTCCG ATTTGCGGAGACATTACTACGCACTCAGTACGTCGATGTCCCCTACATTGGTTGAGCAGATCACATATTTCCTGTATAGCACCCGGATTCTCAGCCAATATGAACTTAATGTCATCAGCTCCAAGTCTGAAATGCTTTCAAAAGCATCTGAGCTACTTTCTGCTGTCCTCCGAAAAGGGAAGAAAGCCTGTGGCATCTTCTTTCAGGCACTTGAAATGTCAGACCCACATCTGAGCAAAGAAATAACAGGAAAGCAAG TTAATTCTACCGGTCACACTCCACAAGCACCTTCATTACTGGGGTTAGCTCCTTCCA CAAAACCTCATGTTTCAAAGCTGCAAAGTACTGTAGAAGCATCGTTGTCTCAAA GAGAAGCTCTGGACATGAAGTCTCCCACATGCGGGAGTTCCAATGAAAAGGACACAAGTAGCACAGAAGCCGTCCAAGTGGAATCTGATATCAAAATACTCAGATGCAAAGTACGAAATATGACTGTTGGAAACAGAAATACATTCACAGTTGTAGAAGAATCCAGCGACGAAGGTGATAATGAGGAGAAGGAGCGGGAAGAAGAGTATGAGGAAAATGAAAGTGAAGAGAAAGACGATGCAGAACAGTTAACAAATGAAAGAGGGTAG